From the Cherax quadricarinatus isolate ZL_2023a chromosome 34, ASM3850222v1, whole genome shotgun sequence genome, one window contains:
- the LOC128693631 gene encoding facilitated trehalose transporter Tret1-like, with the protein MVAKIGRLRSMQVIVVPYVGGWLIVALAPTTPVLLIGRFIIGVARGGTTIAGYNYVIELSDVSIRGMAATLPTMGVVLGGLYTAVLGYAFSWYALSFLCAVPSFLFFLMTFILPPSPSFLIVSGRRQQAIAILKLLRGTYADVEGEVAELERRNAVNTDGKSVGWRDLLKKEVLRQIIVVVVLFFLMQMCGNFVLMVYTARILEATGAPMDPDAITAIAAALKVAGALAAILLLDVIGRRYLLVITHAINAVCLIVLGAYAHLADNADPDDTTYTDMTWLPTVCVTMALFICDIGVHPIPFIVASEYFPTNIRSQASSVCISAGTVITFITLQLYTPMQAAFTQAGLYWFYGAISVAGVVFCFYAVTETKGKSVG; encoded by the exons ATGGTGGCTAAGATAGGGCGTCTCCGCTCCATGCAGGTCATCGTGGTACCGTACGTGGGTGGCTGGCTAATTGTCGCACTAGCCCCTACCACACCTGTTCTACTCATTGGCAG ATTCATCATTGGTGTAGCCCGTGGTGGAACCACCATCGCTGGCTACAATTACGTGATTGAGTTGTCTGACGTGAGCATCCGGGGCATGGCAGCTACTCTTCCGACCatgggtgtggtgttgggtggcCTCTATACTGCTGTACTAGGGTACGCCTTCAGTTGGTACGCTCTCAGCTTTCTCTGCGCGGTGCCTTCCTTCTTATTCTTTCTGATGACTTTCATCCTTCCACCATCTCCGTCTTTCCTAATAGTGAGTGGTCGACGCCAGCAAGCTATCGCTATCTTGAAACTTTTGAGGGGAACCTACGCTGATGTCGAAGGCGAGGTTGCAGAGTTGGAACGTCGCAACGCCGTCAACACCGATGGCAAGAGCGTTGGCTGGCGTGACCTGTTGAAAAAGGAAGTGTTGCGACAAATAATTGTAGTTGTAGTTCTCTTCTTCCTAATGCAGATGTGTGGAAACTTTGTCTTAATGGTGTACACAGCGCGGATCCTTGAAGCAACCGGGGCGCCCATGGATCCCGATGCCATTACTGCCATCGCTGCAGCCCTAAAGGTGGCTGGCGCACTGGCTGCCATCCTGCTGCTAGACGTCATTGGGCGGCGATACCTGCTCGTTATTACACATGCAATCAACGCTGTTTGCCTCatcgtcctgggtgcatatgccCACCTGGCTGATAATGCCGATCCAGACGACACCACTTACACAGA CATGACGTGGTTGCCAACTGTGTGCGTGACGATGGCGCTCTTCATCTGCGACATCGGCGTTCATCCCATTCCTTTTATCGTGGCATCAGAATACTTCCCCACCAACATCCGTTCCCAG GCGTCGTCGGTGTGCATCTCAGCAGGGACggtcatcaccttcatcacactACAGCTCTACACGCCCATGCAAGCAGCCTTCACCCAAGCTGGCCTTTATTGGTTCTATGGAGCCATCAGCGTCGCTGGCGTCGTCTTCTGCTTTTACGCAGTCACTGAGACAAAAGGCAAAAGTGTAGGATGA
- the LOC138853595 gene encoding uncharacterized protein, protein MAEMQELDRLKGIDAAGVAGKMCERAEPRVERVKRLARQLGLVSVVTFSYFSLGAALPWPSPALSDLAQNNGTLVGTQITLNSAEKDMTGSSIFPPEILTHWQFAHDITSTGLLF, encoded by the exons ATGGCTGAGATGCAAGAGCTCGACAGACTGAAAGGAATAG ACGCAGCTGGCGTCGCTGGCAAGATGTGTGAGAGAGCAGAGCCGAGAGTAGAGCGTGTAAAGAGGCTGGCTCGACAG CTTGGCCTGGTATCTGTGGTGACATTCTCATACTTCTCGCTGGGAGCGGCGCTGCCTTGGCCCTCTCCGGCACTCTCTGACCTGGCCCAGAATAATGGCACCCTCGTCGGCACTCAGATCACCTTAAACTCTGCCGAGAAGGACATGACAG GTTCATCTATCTTTCCACCTGAGATTTTAACACATTGGCAGTTTGCCCATGATATAACCTCAACAGGACTGTTATTCTAA